The Chlorogloeopsis sp. ULAP01 genome window below encodes:
- a CDS encoding hybrid sensor histidine kinase/response regulator: MNALSSRSDKILVVDDSPDNVFLIKTILEEEGYTVSTAENGSSALAKIAEAPFDLVLLDLMMPGMDGYEVTKCIRENKSLPFVPILLITAHDSPNVAHGLDLGADDFIRKPVTVDELLARVRSLLRLKHSIDERDEIARQREDFVSRLTHDLRTPLVAADRMLMLFHEGALGQLSSQMQEVITIMARSNSNLLTMVNTLLEVYRFEAGRKALAFQPVNLAQLLKEVAGELTPLAQQKGLAVNLDLCEDSTTSTVVGDRLELHRLFTNLIGNAIKFTDTGSVTVNLTPSITSGESVTIKVADTGVGIPPEEQTTLFERFRQGSHKRSGSGLGLYLSRRIVEAHKGTIEVDSEVGKGSIFIVNLPMKQ, encoded by the coding sequence ATGAATGCTCTATCTTCTCGCTCCGATAAAATACTGGTAGTAGATGATTCCCCAGATAACGTATTTTTAATTAAAACTATTTTGGAGGAAGAAGGCTACACAGTTAGCACAGCAGAAAACGGCTCTTCCGCATTAGCAAAAATTGCAGAAGCACCATTTGATTTAGTGTTGCTGGATCTGATGATGCCAGGGATGGATGGTTACGAAGTCACTAAATGTATTAGAGAAAACAAGAGTTTGCCGTTTGTCCCGATTCTGTTGATTACTGCCCATGACTCACCCAATGTCGCGCATGGTCTAGACTTGGGTGCAGATGATTTTATCCGCAAACCTGTCACAGTAGACGAATTATTGGCACGAGTGCGATCGCTGCTTCGCCTCAAGCACAGTATTGATGAACGCGATGAAATTGCCCGCCAAAGAGAAGATTTTGTCTCTCGCCTAACTCACGACTTACGCACTCCCTTAGTAGCGGCAGATCGAATGCTGATGTTGTTTCACGAGGGAGCTTTGGGGCAGTTATCATCACAAATGCAGGAAGTGATTACAATCATGGCTCGCAGCAACAGCAACCTGTTGACTATGGTAAACACCTTGCTAGAAGTTTATCGTTTTGAAGCGGGTCGTAAGGCTCTGGCATTTCAACCAGTAAATTTAGCACAGTTACTAAAAGAAGTTGCAGGCGAGTTAACTCCTTTAGCTCAACAAAAGGGACTAGCTGTAAATTTGGATCTATGTGAAGACTCAACTACAAGCACAGTCGTAGGCGATCGCTTAGAACTGCATCGGTTATTTACTAATTTGATTGGCAATGCCATCAAATTCACTGATACTGGCTCTGTGACAGTCAATCTCACACCATCTATCACTTCTGGTGAAAGCGTTACCATCAAAGTTGCAGATACAGGAGTAGGCATTCCTCCCGAAGAACAAACAACTTTATTTGAAAGATTTCGCCAAGGCAGTCACAAGCGTTCTGGTAGTGGTTTAGGATTGTATCTTTCTCGGCGAATTGTTGAAGCACACAAAGGGACTATCGAAGTCGATTCAGAAGTAGGTAAAGGTAGTATATTTATTGTGAATTTACCTATGAAACAGTAA
- the ureC gene encoding urease subunit alpha, translated as MDRRAYAETYGPTTGDRIRLADTELFIEVEQDLTTYGDEVKFGGGKVIRDGMGQSPISNADGAVDLVITNALILDWWGVVKADIGIKDGKIFKIGKAGNPYIQDNVDIIIGPGTEAVAGEGMILTAGGIDAHIHFICPQQIEVAIASGITTMIGGGTGPATGTNATTCTPGPWNIYRMLQATDAFPVNFGFLGKGNASQTQGLVEQVVAGAMGLKLHEDWGTTPAAIDTCLSVADEYDVQVAIHTDTLNEAGFVENTIAAFKNRVIHTYHTEGAGGGHAPDIIKVCGEANVLPSSTNPTRPYTLNTLDEHLDMLMVCHHLDPSIAEDVAFAESRIRRETIAAEDILHDLGAFSMISSDSQAMGRVGEVIIRTWQTAHKMKVQRGNLTPTNLTGEEEQRADNLRVKRYVAKYTINPAITHGISQYVGSVEEGKLADLCLWHPAFFGVKPEIVIKGGAIAWAQMGDANASIPTPQPVHMRPMFGSFAGARHATSFTFLSQAALERGIPSQLGLQKQAVAVSGTRQLSKRDMKLNDALPHMEVDPETYEVRADGELLTCEPATVLPMAQRYFLF; from the coding sequence CAACAGGCGATCGCATCCGCCTTGCTGATACAGAATTATTTATAGAAGTTGAACAAGATTTAACTACCTACGGGGATGAAGTAAAATTTGGCGGCGGAAAAGTAATCAGAGACGGAATGGGACAATCTCCGATTTCTAATGCCGATGGTGCTGTTGATCTGGTAATTACTAACGCTTTGATTCTCGATTGGTGGGGTGTAGTCAAAGCAGATATCGGTATCAAAGATGGCAAAATATTCAAAATTGGTAAAGCTGGAAATCCCTATATTCAGGATAATGTAGATATTATTATTGGCCCTGGCACCGAAGCCGTCGCTGGGGAAGGAATGATTCTCACGGCTGGTGGTATCGATGCTCACATTCATTTTATCTGTCCCCAGCAAATTGAAGTTGCGATCGCTTCCGGCATTACCACTATGATTGGCGGTGGTACTGGCCCAGCTACAGGTACAAATGCTACTACTTGCACGCCTGGCCCCTGGAATATTTACAGAATGCTACAAGCAACTGACGCTTTTCCTGTAAACTTCGGATTTTTGGGTAAGGGCAATGCCAGCCAAACTCAAGGGCTTGTGGAACAAGTGGTAGCTGGTGCAATGGGGTTAAAGTTGCACGAAGATTGGGGAACTACACCAGCAGCTATTGATACCTGTCTCAGTGTTGCCGATGAATATGACGTGCAGGTTGCAATTCATACCGACACGTTAAACGAAGCAGGGTTTGTAGAAAATACTATCGCTGCCTTCAAAAATCGTGTTATTCATACCTATCACACAGAAGGCGCAGGTGGCGGACACGCACCAGATATCATTAAAGTTTGCGGTGAAGCAAATGTTTTACCATCTTCCACTAACCCTACACGTCCTTACACTCTCAATACCTTAGACGAACATCTGGATATGTTGATGGTGTGCCATCATCTTGATCCGAGTATTGCCGAAGACGTAGCGTTTGCGGAGTCACGCATTCGTCGGGAAACTATTGCTGCTGAAGACATTTTGCACGATTTGGGCGCGTTTAGTATGATTTCTTCTGACTCTCAGGCAATGGGAAGGGTAGGTGAAGTAATAATTCGCACTTGGCAAACAGCACACAAGATGAAAGTGCAACGTGGAAACCTCACGCCAACCAACCTCACAGGAGAAGAGGAGCAAAGAGCAGATAACTTGCGAGTCAAAAGGTATGTTGCTAAGTACACAATTAATCCAGCAATTACTCACGGAATTTCTCAGTATGTGGGTTCAGTCGAAGAGGGTAAACTGGCAGATTTGTGTTTGTGGCATCCAGCGTTTTTTGGTGTCAAGCCGGAGATCGTGATTAAAGGTGGCGCGATCGCATGGGCGCAAATGGGCGATGCCAATGCTAGTATTCCCACACCGCAACCAGTGCATATGCGTCCGATGTTTGGTAGTTTTGCAGGCGCACGTCATGCCACGTCTTTCACTTTTCTTTCCCAAGCAGCTTTAGAAAGAGGTATTCCCAGTCAGTTAGGGTTACAAAAGCAAGCTGTGGCTGTTTCTGGAACACGTCAGTTGAGCAAGCGGGATATGAAGCTCAATGATGCATTACCCCATATGGAAGTAGATCCGGAAACTTATGAAGTCAGAGCAGATGGAGAATTGCTAACTTGTGAGCCAGCAACGGTTTTGCCGATGGCACAGCGTTACTTTTTGTTTTAA